The Zerene cesonia ecotype Mississippi chromosome 11, Zerene_cesonia_1.1, whole genome shotgun sequence sequence GCAATAATGAAAAGTTGTATAGACTACCCACTACCCTAATCTAAAcactcaaaattatttatataatattataacaatatttacgGAACAGTGGGTGTCGATGTAAGTACGTAGACggaaaaaatctatattttcctAAGTTTCCACTTTTGTCACAAATAGGTGTGGTGTAtcgtaaacatattttatactaatttagGTGTTAATCACTAACtacatttaaagttattttatttaatggcgGACCGCTAGGATTCTGCTTCATCCTTGGGACGTTCTCTCCACATTGTGCCCtaacaaaaacgttaaaaaaaatttccgAATTGGTCGATCCGTTgtcgagttttacgcttagcagCATATTGgcgataaatttttattgtatacaagTGCACTTACTTGGATGGATTTTTAATCTCCTCAGTCACATAGTTCAGATTGTTCCAACCATCATAGGCCCAAAGGCCGGTGTAGAATGCTGTTGCTATGTTGCCCAGAGTCGCCGTGCTACTGGCGAAGTTGGGCTCCTGTAAATGTCGCGTATTACCTGCACCATACGGACACAACTCCTGTCAGTCTACATCAATTATTCACTTCCCATTATGATTATACGAATTAAACGAGGAGCGACGATATGAATTTTGTCTGATTAGAAGAACATTTTTAGTATTCAGAAGCGTTTCGGGAGGCATTGCAAATTAGAAACAAATGTTTGTGATTGTTTTCTAATCAAATCGCTGATAATGTAAATTGGGATgtcgtatattttaattgcatcaCAAGCGTCAATGGATGATAAAATGATATGCACACACCACGTACATATACgagtagatatttatattacctaaTATCAATTTGTAAGCTCCTCCACACACGATTATTGCTATGGCAACAAGTTTAGCTGCCGTGAAGATGTTCTGCACATTTGTCGCCAAATTCACGCTATAACAATTGACCGCCAAAATCATCACTAAAAAGAAATAAGCCCAAACTTAATAAGAGTTAAACAACGTTTTATAGCTTTTTATGGTGGCAtgttaatcaaattaattgctTGTACCTAGTAAAATTTTGTCATACTGCCTTGTTCCTTTTATACCTactcttattaatttatagataataataataaacatgatatgtatattaaaatatgataaatatacctattctTACATAGGCGTAGACATTATAGGCTATAATagaaagatagatagataacatGCTCACAATTAACGTCCTATGATGACATGATCGCATTTAATGGAAATGGAAGTTACCAGTATATATCACAATGTTGTAATAAGTGATCCAATGAGTAACtaacataaaactatgaaGAAAACactgttataataatacatcattacataattatgaaGAACATCAAGTAACAGAAATGATTACCAATCGCAATGACCGCTACAAGTTTGACAAGGGCGTCGGGTGGTTCACACTCCGACACGAATGGTTCCACGGCGTACTTTGCAAAACTCAAACAGATTATAGCCATTTGAGAAGGCTTCAAAACCAACGTAGACACCTGAAATATAACAGGATATTAGTACtaaaatacgtatttattaaattaataggaAAATATATGAACTTATTACccatgaaaacaaaaatgcaGGCGGTCCTCCAAATGCGTCCATGAAATATGCGTATTCAGCACCAGAAGACGTGTTCATCGTCCCCAATTCAGCATATGCGAGCGCTCCTAAAAATATGGCATTATTACAGTACAGTACTCCATTTCAattcaacaattttatatgatgaGTATAGTTACCAAGCAACGAGAGAAGGCCACAGGCCATCCATATTATGAAGCTTATGCCCACTGAGCCAGTGCGCTCCAAAAGCCCAGAGGGCGAGACGAAAATACCAGATCCTGAAATTGAGATAGCATATCAATACATATTCTATTCGTAGAACAAATACATTCCTATCTCCatgctatatataaatatataaataagaaacctACTTATTTTGCATCGTCGTTTGTTTCGTTTTACAAAGAACAGGTTCAAGTTTCTACCGAgtcatgaaaattaaatagaatttgcGGCGTAGATGATGCAATATAAGATTAATGCGTGTTTATGATCTGATTACATTTTTGATAATCATGTCAGCATAAACAGTGATGAAAATGCAACACTGACGACtaacaataaattagaataaatatcTGTATTTAACATGGTACGTAGGTACGTCGTCTGGTTTTATGGATTCCCAATACCAATGTCAAGGCTTATTGGCAGTAATCTATGTATTTACTAGGAATTAGCATGTTAgttctaatattgtaaatatcacGTAGACGTTTTTTGTTAGGTAAATCATACATAATtaccattatatttaaacagaatAAAGTATACAcaatgttttacaaatattgcGATATACCTTAATAACGTTaaggtaaatttaatatgaagtttttatagtatttaaaatatttaaaaatgagatttttatacataattcgTTTGCTGTTTCTTGGGTTCagaaaaccgaaagagtaaaataaattcgaaGAAATTGCTGAAATGGGATCACGGTTGGTCGAGAGGTCAGTGTTACCACGTTCGAATCCAGCCTCGTGAtctaaatttttctattcttcaaaaatgtttctacaaaaagttataaaaatttaattacgttaTTTAGTTGCTTACCGATCATAGTTCCGACGATTAGAGCCACCCCACTGAAGAGTCCCACCCGTCTCTTGAGGTGAACAGGGTCGTCCGGAGCTGCGTCCGACCCCTCCAGCtgcaatataatacattaaattttatattaatatacaatacttcCGGCAAGAATTTTTCCTCATATAAATTGGtacgttattatttaataaatagtataaaataagtaagtatataaatttaataatgatacCTGGAAGAGGAAATAATGTAAAGCATTTATCTAAATCTAGAGTTGTACTGAAACACAATTTAGTCTGACCTTCGTAACCGTAATCGTCCGATGCTAATAgtctttcttatttaaatatcgttaattttatttataacaattgtccattccatttaattatttactgcaCAGATAACAGCTACATGAAACACAATTGTTTCTATAGAtttggaaaattatattttgatttataattttaagggATGGAGAGGTTGGGACGGAGATTTATTCTACGCATTAATTTCTATGTAGCGAGATTTGaaattctatataaaactTCAATCGAGCtagataaattttgtatataatatatccgcGGAtgcacattatttattatttttactagtTCTTAGTTCTTACAGTACTAGTTAAATATAGCACGCGTGGGAAaatgcttataataataaatgtactaCATCTCCGTGGCCGCGCATTCCAAAAACTTGGTCAAGGcttataaacacataatattatgttatcttattTGCTTATGTCGCATTCTCGTAGCAACTACCTACGTAGGGCGGGTAGCGgtttctttgaattttttttatgtttaataaatctttaatatatttaacaaagtaggttttaaaatctaaaacgtTTAGAAGTTGTAAATAACAAAGCCGAGGACTAACAAATTTTCAACTGCGTGAATCATGACGCTACTTAGTGatgattaataataagagTGTTTGagacacatttaaaatttctaaaccACTAGTATCTTTCTAAGGTATATCTAAATTTAGTCCGATTCATCAGACagactttttttttggtttcgaACTAGGATCAATAACCTCTTGATTGTTATACTGAGGCAGTAAACATTGGGCTGTtgttagtattttaaaatcgaaAAGTATTGTTACATCACTTCTCTAATTCTAAACGAAAATATGTATACGCATATATACACATTATCgaggaaaaataataaatattttgtaaagattTATGCATTTCTAATTGATGCTACCTTGTCTCCTGGGTTGAGGTTGCCGTCGGCGAGCGCTCCCGCCGCGCCGTCCTCGGCGTCGCAGCCGGCGGAACACCCGCGCCACACCAATCCGCCTTCGCGTGTGCTCCCTGAAATGCGTTCATCTTGTATTTTCTCCTAAAAATCTACAAATATCTACAACGCCTgcaagtaattatataaaatgaaaaacgtACAACGTATGCGtaaaagtgtttgtttatttgttttttatttaacgtttcAACAGAGCTTGAGGGATGAGGTGTTAGGGCGAGATATAGGGTACTATTTACTGCGATGAAATATCTAAATTCAGTAGGAATTTCCTTTAATGGAAACAGCTCActctcaaatatatattaataacgaattatatattttttttagtgtggttattttaagagaaatgtccgccatattttattttattttttatttttttttatgtcatagcgggcaactgagctagtggttcgcctgatggtaaacgatcaccaccgcccacgaaCATTCGCATAGgcttagacctctgagaatgcgctgcccgcttttaagggataagggataaggaaaggattgatgaatggaaagaaggatTGGACTGGGAAGGACTATGAGAAGGAATAGGCCTCCGggtcccccactcaccgtacgaaacacaatagcaagttattatttcacgccggttttctgtggtgGTGTGgtgcttccccggtgcgagctggcccaattcgtgccgaagcatgctcgactcccacacatttctttcaaaataggattatgtaatgtaataagtatacattcagtaataaaaattatttgggAGTAGGTAGACGGTAATATTTTCCTATAACATTTGCTAGAACCATTCTTCGATAGCCACCTTGACATGGAAGCCTCTGAAACGTGGGTTACGAGTACAATGAACTGTCTTGTCTGGATTTTACTACATATTCTGCGACATTTCAGTCATTTTAcgttaaataatgaaaaaaaaaaattactcatgTCACAACGGCCAATTGAGCTAACGGTTCGCCTGGTTGTAAGCGATAaccaacgcccatgaacattcgtatGCCTCTGTGAACGTAATACCCGCATTTAAGGGGTAAGGTATAAGGAATGAAAACAAGAACAAAGGAAggctgggaagggtgagaaaaTCGGAACGGGTCTTTTTTTAAGGACTCGTTTACAAGCCCAACAAAAAATcgcattaaaaacaattatctgTAACTTCTCCACTTTATATTTACGATTAGGaccttcatttattttctggTAAAACCTTAGGCATCAACACGGTGCCCACATATTTTGCATATGCTCATTAGTTGCCAATCTGGACGCATTGCGTAGAAAATTGTTATGCCGATCGCTCATATTCGCACGAATACGCAAACCGACGAAGGACTACatttgcaattaattttttacatcgaAAGACCGGTAACATTCGTACATTGTACGAATGTTTGCAAAGACTtgcagttattttattttacaagttcATTTTAAGCAATTTGTTTCTGGACTCtaggtaggtatttatttttatcaaataacgcttttaaaaacaaaaacaaaacattattggCGCTAGgtaatagcaataaatttaacgctacaaacatttactttaaataatgcGACACATTATTGTGTTAAAGACATAAATCGTATCTTAATGctattatacaaattgtaattattaagatAGTTGCCAAGAAATTACATACCTACTACATACTTTAACCAATGCTATAGGAGTAGCAAGATACAAATAGACTATACCatgactaaaataaatttcttattggTGTAATTCGTGTATTGTGGCTAGGTACCTACACCACAGATTTCTAAATAGTTACCCTACACGtggatttctttaaattaatacttagaaaatatttattaaaatctttgcGTAATTAATGTACGCCTTGGAGTATCAGTGAATGGATAATCTAAAGAGAAAACGTAAAATTGAAACATACTATGAAGCTTAAATGTAGATTgttgtaaacaataataaatcgtattttttataacaaaatcaaaCTATACTAAACCGTCCCCCACTTGATAATTGCAAGTAAAAATAAGTGACCTATAAAATCATTGGCCGGTTCAAAATCAATAGTGGACAGTGGACACAGCACTTGTACAATTTTATCGACCTTGTCTACACTAGCATTATACGAAATGATAATGAATAGGTTACTGCATACGTCATTGACAAATTGCTGTCGTATTTTACAGctaagaatttaatttcagtTTCTAAAACTTTATGAAATTAACGGATTTGAAATTTGCCAGAAACCTTATCTATTATTGCTCGtggaagtatttaatttttaatcgttCTTCAATGGTCACAGTGAAAACTTATAGCCAATATTCAATCAAAAGCGGTTGTGACCGATGCTTTTACCTATAGCgtacttatttttatctacacataaaacttttatgttatttttctatatttcaatGAAGCTATCATAACATTTTCCCAAAAATAACGCAAACATTAACATATTCGGGTTATAGGAAGATGAATGCaagagatatatttatttaaatgcaaatattaattagatcatattttaaaataatttaacttcgaataagaatatattgtataagtaCCAAAAACTTATTGGACATGTTAGTTACatcaacttttataaaatataaatcaacatGATCATTTGTTATGCAGTTATTctataattcaaatgaaaGAATGTACCTAAATCTTCTTGCTACACCCACTTTACGATCTCTTTGATTTGCTGAGAACATcataaaatgttcaatattttgttacgCGGCAAACAGGACGCTACGTAATCAAAACAAGCACAAATGCTGAACGTCACGTAGACCATCATTTCTACGATTTGTTAGATACATaatcaatatttgaataaatcatttaGAAACTTATTTCAAAAGGTATTCAAATACGTATGTACATGTGGCATGGCTAGTAAACCATAacaattttgtaacaaaaaactaaattgacTTCAACCTAGCATTTTGTTATATGTGATCAACCGAACCAAATTTGAATGTTTCCTCACAGGAGGCACaggatttcaattaaaaaattatcataggAATTGGTttacccagtcgaaagttctgagatTGTTTtctcagaaaaaaaaatacaatcgaattgataaccttctccctttttttgaaatcggttgaataTATCAGCTATCGTAAATCAGTGAGCTGAAGGAAGAAACAACATAACAATAAGATTTATATGCGTAATTTTCTTCAGTGACGTACTGCTTCGTTCATCACGTGCCGGGTATAAAAGATTTGTTCAGAAATACATTCAGTTtagacaataaattaaatacatcctgtatttgtatttgatagaATGCAAGATGTAAACTTGAAtgacgttattttttttattttaaaccacaTTTCTACAATTCAGGAAACCATTAGTCCCAAAACGTGACGGCTGTAGTTATTATCTACACGATATAATAtcgttataaacataaaaatatctatgtttATATGTCTAGGTCAGAGAgtttaaacatacaattttaaaggaaatctTTATAATACGCTGCTGATGTTATACAATTCgcattctatttatatatccatcattattactatttataggGTAACACTTCTCTGAAGAATTGAGAGACGtttcataatttcaaatagaaTTTCCTATTCTAAGTATTCGAATTCCTTCAATGATATTAACTTgtattatgtacttataaaGTTAGTTTGTTATGTGTCTGTTTtgcaaattgtaaaataaaaacaacatgaaattcattgaaattctCGACGACTCTATCAAGCTATTTATCATGCATCGGAAAGAAGCAACAATGCATaccattttaataagtatttttaaagatactaatttgtaaataaatatgttaacatcatttttttatgaaaaaacattttaacttgACATAAGATAggattgtattaatataaatacgaaaatatataaCCTCCTTCAGTGAACAATAATACGGGAACGATGGCGCCATTTTGCAGTTTATCCGTGTTTTCCGTATGCGCAGGCGCACGCACAGAACTACGGAGCAGTGCGGAGATTTTTTCGCGCATCGCATCGCACATGCGTCCGTGCTGCGACACCTCTAAGGGCGCCGGCGCCAGACTATactgatataattaataggtACGAGCCAATTACTCTCCACTGAACTAATGTCTTTCGTAACACACGCACTTTGCCAATGTCGCACTGACActgtacttttaatttattgatatgacaCCACACAAACTActcaacatataaaaatatcaaaatattaatatcaaatctatactgtatttaaaaatgtaaaatttgttaaatttatgttattattgtaattctaATATCATTTAGTAATAAGGCACTTTTATTTCAcgttttaaattgcaaatgtGCTGTAAAGCGGTGAGAATGTCAACGTTGTTCTCTGGTTCAGGGCGGACTGTCTATTCCTGGCCCGAGCCAACACGTGGGCGGACGTTTTCCTCTCGTCGTCGCCCGCCCGCCGATCAATGGCTACGAGATTTGACACCTGGGCCTTCAAAACCTTAATTATCCATATGAGTCCTGTTATAACTCGATTCTCTCTACAGCGCTCTACATTACCACCAACTTAGAAAGTAAAACGCTTATgatcgttatttttttttattgtaactgCGTTTGTTATATTTGGGATGCAGAAGAAGAATATTGTGTACACTAGCATTGTTGTATTaccttcttttatatattactaacctaattattaataacctCAACGAAtaagtacttataaatatcttaGAATTGAAGATGAACCTAACTTTTACAGTTTATATACAGATATACCATAATAACAACTTCCGGGCTTCATAGTGATTAGAAGGATTGCAtcgaattatatttcatacctCTTGCGATTAGCTTAGGCgataaaaatttagtttaagcgtagtacaagtaaataaataataattataaagtgaacaaataatttcgttataacattttttctttacaatgaTCCTTGAAAAATCAGAATCCATTTGTTTTGATTCACGATGAAAGCAATAATTGTTAGACGGTAATATCATTATGATATC is a genomic window containing:
- the LOC119830399 gene encoding b(0,+)-type amino acid transporter 1-like isoform X1, which produces MCDAMREKISALLRSSVRAPAHTENTDKLQNGAIVPVLLFTEGGSTREGGLVWRGCSAGCDAEDGAAGALADGNLNPGDKLEGSDAAPDDPVHLKRRVGLFSGVALIVGTMIGSGIFVSPSGLLERTGSVGISFIIWMACGLLSLLGALAYAELGTMNTSSGAEYAYFMDAFGGPPAFLFSWVSTLVLKPSQMAIICLSFAKYAVEPFVSECEPPDALVKLVAVIAIVMILAVNCYSVNLATNVQNIFTAAKLVAIAIIVCGGAYKLILGNTRHLQEPNFASSTATLGNIATAFYTGLWAYDGWNNLNYVTEEIKNPSKNLPLSIVIGIPLVTLCYALVNVSYLAVMSVSEMADSEAVAVTFGNRLLGPVAWLMPLAVTISTFGSANGTLFVAGRLCFAASREGHLLDILSYVHVRRFTPAPGLIFHSLIAVAMVLYGTIDSLIDFFSFTAWIFYGGAMLALIVMRRTKPHAPRPYKVPIIIPYIVLIVSTYLVVAPIIDKPQWEYLYAAGFILCGLLVYLPFVKWGYSLPFMDKITVFLQMILEVVPTSTTFEY
- the LOC119830399 gene encoding b(0,+)-type amino acid transporter 1-like isoform X2 encodes the protein MHHHEQPPAIACNGSTREGGLVWRGCSAGCDAEDGAAGALADGNLNPGDKLEGSDAAPDDPVHLKRRVGLFSGVALIVGTMIGSGIFVSPSGLLERTGSVGISFIIWMACGLLSLLGALAYAELGTMNTSSGAEYAYFMDAFGGPPAFLFSWVSTLVLKPSQMAIICLSFAKYAVEPFVSECEPPDALVKLVAVIAIVMILAVNCYSVNLATNVQNIFTAAKLVAIAIIVCGGAYKLILGNTRHLQEPNFASSTATLGNIATAFYTGLWAYDGWNNLNYVTEEIKNPSKNLPLSIVIGIPLVTLCYALVNVSYLAVMSVSEMADSEAVAVTFGNRLLGPVAWLMPLAVTISTFGSANGTLFVAGRLCFAASREGHLLDILSYVHVRRFTPAPGLIFHSLIAVAMVLYGTIDSLIDFFSFTAWIFYGGAMLALIVMRRTKPHAPRPYKVPIIIPYIVLIVSTYLVVAPIIDKPQWEYLYAAGFILCGLLVYLPFVKWGYSLPFMDKITVFLQMILEVVPTSTTFEY